From a single Cyclobacterium marinum DSM 745 genomic region:
- a CDS encoding DoxX family protein has protein sequence MHFVKHRLFTSIIPPFIPVPKLINILVGSIELGLGIGLFFETSRTEAAYGIILLLIAVFPANLYMYQKKHLGIPKWLLLIRLPIQLVLIGWAYMYT, from the coding sequence ATGCATTTTGTAAAACACCGTTTGTTTACAAGTATTATTCCGCCCTTTATTCCTGTACCCAAATTGATTAATATATTAGTAGGGAGTATTGAGCTGGGATTAGGGATTGGCTTGTTTTTTGAAACAAGTCGTACTGAAGCTGCCTATGGAATCATCCTTTTGTTAATTGCAGTATTTCCAGCCAATCTATACATGTATCAAAAAAAGCATTTAGGTATTCCAAAGTGGTTGTTGTTGATAAGACTACCGATACAATTGGTATTAATTGGTTGGGCATATATGTACACTTAA
- a CDS encoding M15 family metallopeptidase — translation MKEKIKVVQQLLAEKGLYNGAIDGDFGPKTLAAMDKVAGIPQNLPQVRKITMMIQLGAREKGFNSGAIDGMWGPQTQFAYEELVYLQKFGRASDPWRPEDINPMNRWPRQNSAAFHEFYGLRTKNLVTMPVPYEMKIAWDMRYRARKITCHKKVAESLYLVLENVLKIYGENEIDRLALNRFGGCFNNRLMRGGTQWSTHSWGVALDFDPARNQLKWGRNQAAFAHPVYNDWWRCWEEEGWVSLGRRRNYDWMHVQAAEI, via the coding sequence ATGAAAGAAAAAATAAAAGTAGTTCAACAGCTCTTGGCAGAGAAAGGCTTGTACAATGGAGCAATTGACGGTGATTTTGGACCTAAAACCCTAGCTGCCATGGACAAAGTAGCAGGTATACCTCAAAACCTCCCACAAGTTAGAAAGATAACCATGATGATACAGTTAGGGGCAAGGGAGAAGGGCTTCAATTCAGGGGCAATTGATGGAATGTGGGGACCACAAACCCAATTTGCCTATGAAGAATTGGTTTACTTGCAAAAATTTGGTAGGGCAAGTGATCCTTGGAGGCCTGAAGATATTAACCCCATGAACCGATGGCCAAGGCAGAATTCCGCTGCTTTTCATGAGTTTTATGGGCTTAGAACTAAAAACCTAGTAACCATGCCCGTGCCTTACGAAATGAAAATTGCCTGGGACATGAGGTACAGAGCAAGGAAAATTACTTGTCATAAAAAAGTAGCTGAAAGTTTATATTTGGTTCTGGAAAATGTCCTTAAAATTTATGGGGAAAATGAAATTGACAGGTTGGCACTGAATAGGTTTGGGGGCTGTTTCAATAATAGGTTGATGCGAGGAGGGACCCAATGGTCTACACACTCTTGGGGGGTGGCATTGGATTTTGATCCGGCTAGAAACCAATTGAAATGGGGTAGAAATCAAGCGGCATTTGCCCACCCGGTATACAATGATTGGTGGAGATGCTGGGAAGAAGAAGGTTGGGTTAGTCTCGGAAGAAGAAGAAATTATGACTGGATGCATGTTCAAGCAGCTGAAATTTAG
- a CDS encoding ATP-binding protein: MKQLLNFLEMVIKSRMDHELGKTETLVKPNLDLFFDQNNYLGKMIKALDIKNQELLLLSLAMVPYINPGFLSKMVQEYFPDGTSLPEFGGYKTKYHRGIIPTGETLMYLLAGTDPVSRKKYFSIFRDSTLLKKGHIILGEAPEEEPFFAAPLYPDPEFADKILMESIRPPKPSPNFPAERIQTDLEWNDLVLSEKTLTQIRALEDWLTYNDQLMEEWGLKKSVKPGYRVMFFGPPGTGKTLAAGLLGKHTGKEVYRVDLSLVVSKYIGETEKNLSRLFLKASGKGWILFFDEADALFGKRTNLKDAKDKHSNQEVAYLLQRIEAYPEMVILASNYKSNLDTAFIRRFQTIIDFEPPGVTERLALWRQYLPKNIQLENKIVLEDLARKYQLTGANIVNIIQQLGLKTLAGKQNQINEDLLIQCIRYEIQKEGKIH, encoded by the coding sequence ATGAAACAATTGTTGAATTTTTTGGAAATGGTGATTAAAAGCAGAATGGACCATGAGCTAGGGAAAACCGAAACCCTGGTAAAACCGAATCTGGATTTATTCTTTGATCAAAATAATTATTTAGGAAAAATGATTAAAGCTCTTGATATTAAGAATCAGGAGTTGTTGCTTTTGTCATTGGCGATGGTGCCTTATATTAATCCGGGATTTTTAAGTAAAATGGTTCAGGAATATTTCCCTGATGGGACTTCCCTTCCGGAGTTTGGAGGATATAAAACGAAATACCATAGGGGAATCATTCCTACTGGAGAAACCCTCATGTATCTTTTGGCGGGGACTGATCCTGTCTCCAGAAAGAAGTATTTTTCTATATTTAGAGATTCTACATTGTTAAAAAAGGGGCATATTATTCTTGGGGAGGCACCTGAAGAAGAACCCTTTTTTGCAGCCCCTTTGTATCCTGATCCGGAATTTGCGGATAAAATTTTAATGGAAAGTATTAGACCCCCAAAGCCAAGCCCAAATTTTCCGGCTGAGAGGATTCAAACCGACCTTGAATGGAATGATTTGGTTTTGTCTGAGAAAACACTCACTCAAATTAGGGCTCTAGAAGATTGGCTGACTTATAATGATCAGCTAATGGAAGAATGGGGTTTGAAAAAAAGTGTGAAACCGGGCTATAGAGTTATGTTTTTTGGTCCACCGGGAACTGGTAAAACCTTAGCAGCGGGTTTATTGGGAAAACACACCGGCAAAGAGGTGTACAGGGTTGACTTATCTTTGGTAGTTTCAAAATACATTGGAGAAACAGAGAAAAATCTTTCCAGACTTTTTCTAAAGGCATCTGGTAAAGGATGGATTTTGTTTTTTGATGAAGCTGATGCACTTTTTGGGAAAAGAACCAACCTTAAAGATGCTAAAGACAAGCATTCCAATCAAGAAGTGGCTTATTTGCTACAACGAATTGAAGCCTATCCGGAAATGGTAATTCTTGCATCCAATTATAAAAGTAATTTAGATACTGCTTTTATTAGGAGGTTTCAAACGATTATTGACTTTGAGCCTCCGGGTGTTACAGAGCGGTTGGCATTATGGAGACAGTATTTACCCAAAAACATACAGCTAGAAAACAAAATAGTCTTAGAAGATTTGGCACGTAAATACCAATTGACTGGGGCCAATATTGTGAATATTATTCAACAATTGGGATTGAAAACATTGGCAGGCAAGCAAAATCAAATCAATGAAGATTTATTGATCCAATGTATTCGATACGAAATTCAGAAGGAGGGTAAAATACATTGA
- a CDS encoding tetratricopeptide repeat protein, with the protein MEKEKAVALNNEGARHFFNQSFVKAEECYLKAYAIDPDNISLLNNMGLFYQQQKSISKAINYFEKAIAITVKPHFLVNLGNALSMDGNYELAWKKYLEASERFPEHENAKVSMAKLATHIGKLDQAVHLYQSILESNPSEKHKVQLVKVYMKMKAWEKAIQLLNTLDFDGGEGELWFLVGQCELQLKNFGLALKYFKSALAEEPDNTSFRHYLAITYLGMGNVEDGLDQLKKNERLAPENPAILTDIGIVYLSKGDVETASNYLKKALNIAPDFKKALYYKSQINSAQQKQN; encoded by the coding sequence ATGGAAAAAGAGAAGGCAGTAGCTTTAAACAATGAGGGTGCCAGGCATTTTTTTAATCAGTCCTTCGTGAAAGCAGAGGAATGCTACCTAAAAGCCTACGCTATAGACCCCGACAATATCTCTTTATTAAATAACATGGGGCTATTTTATCAGCAACAAAAATCCATAAGCAAAGCCATAAACTATTTTGAAAAAGCAATAGCAATAACTGTAAAACCTCATTTTTTAGTTAATCTAGGGAATGCCCTGTCCATGGATGGCAATTATGAGCTGGCTTGGAAAAAGTACTTAGAAGCCAGTGAGCGTTTTCCTGAACATGAAAATGCAAAGGTTAGTATGGCCAAATTGGCCACACATATAGGTAAATTGGATCAAGCGGTTCATCTATATCAAAGCATTTTAGAATCCAATCCAAGTGAAAAGCATAAGGTTCAGCTGGTAAAGGTTTATATGAAAATGAAGGCTTGGGAAAAAGCCATCCAATTGTTAAATACCTTGGATTTTGATGGTGGGGAAGGGGAGTTATGGTTTTTAGTGGGACAATGTGAATTGCAGTTGAAAAATTTCGGATTGGCCCTAAAATATTTTAAATCCGCGTTAGCGGAAGAACCAGATAATACTAGCTTTCGACATTATTTGGCCATTACTTACCTTGGTATGGGGAATGTGGAGGATGGATTGGATCAATTGAAAAAAAATGAACGCCTAGCTCCGGAAAATCCTGCCATATTAACAGATATAGGTATAGTTTATTTAAGTAAAGGAGATGTAGAAACAGCCTCAAATTATCTCAAAAAGGCATTGAATATTGCTCCGGATTTTAAAAAAGCCTTGTATTACAAGTCCCAAATAAATTCTGCTCAACAAAAACAAAATTGA
- a CDS encoding eCIS core domain-containing protein, with product MSHFSSKSKTSRGHTSQSQPDRFFQAKLTVGQPGDQYEQEADAMADKVVQEKAQEDNIQSQEKTNIQTQPIAEKVTPFVQKSSINHQVQANEDGEEQLSKEAIEGESEEVVQMKQEESAAPPPGFEKELEQNNGGESMDQEILSGMEGSFGADFKDVRVHTDSKAVQMSQAVGAHAFTHGNDIYFNENQYQPNEHSGKHLLAHELTHTIQQGSSPAIQNRTIQKEGDEEAAPEMEGETGILDESAKTITFDSIPIPGFKLQEHRGTLFSGKAPLKRKNNYLRGNTNQREGVWQTEINTENITNRLNTLYENHHKTPPTADTTHVFKANTNGRGVKPTYIGSADVISKELTTPGWGKDKNYRNFHVDHIVELQLANWNTATWPNTLENMELLDASKNTSSGSVIKGQITEKLNVFRERHGAQYPGGDATFKNNYTLVFNRAEALAGGDGNATENEFWTKTQIESGDHLEPIEVGNLADIGKDGEVRIFPNQSGGISKKFVWTGEGSRLGSSEKTWLGNPFRITAKQFVTEGENVENTENLGSISVNIPSSDKTWAPWAEDKVFPVKRYPGSKYAGYLTKQSIKSGLYGLRIKKASPVEILELDLLPTGIEAYGQILPSIPIFEGSPIELFISNGEIRVSKTFAIEEINVPAPFEISDSSLTIFASSRNGLGLTGQTNFAINQVGEGHISATASTASGFALEGAFNFDSELFDPAEINMEYKENIWTIGGEIGIPEGKLRGIKSANITASYSENNFSATGEAQLDVPGVERGNMAFNFGEDGFSFSGDFNLNSDIPGITGGNIAARVAKPAGAENYEIMVSGTANPDIPGISTTLSVTYENGALTIEGSAAYSRGMLSGSIEVGATNRAIGEDGQPAGDPDETMRVYGGGELTLQLTPWLAATAGVKLLPNGEIEVTARLASESYEVFPRKEFNRNLFRAPTIEIPLFAIPIGPRSIGLVAQIGGGLDFTAGFGPGELREISAEITYNPKREDETTISGHGEFAIPADAGLTLRGDLGLGVSVAIASLTGGIELTGELGLEGEAAAEVDLNWGPQTGLSLDATGRITVNPKFIFEVNAFARASLGVGLLSVSETWRHNLAGFEWGPDIQFGLVFPVNYREGEAFDMSFDDIEVIYPDLDIANMGKGLARDIKNDLFD from the coding sequence ATGAGCCACTTTAGTTCCAAATCTAAAACCAGCAGAGGGCATACCTCTCAAAGTCAGCCTGACCGATTTTTTCAGGCCAAATTAACGGTTGGACAGCCCGGTGATCAGTATGAGCAAGAAGCTGACGCCATGGCGGACAAGGTGGTGCAAGAAAAGGCTCAAGAAGATAATATTCAGTCTCAAGAAAAAACGAATATTCAAACACAGCCAATTGCAGAAAAGGTGACACCATTTGTTCAAAAAAGTTCTATTAATCATCAAGTTCAGGCCAATGAAGACGGAGAAGAACAACTTTCTAAGGAAGCGATAGAGGGCGAAAGTGAGGAAGTTGTTCAAATGAAACAAGAAGAATCGGCTGCTCCACCTCCTGGGTTTGAAAAAGAGCTGGAGCAGAATAACGGTGGTGAATCAATGGATCAGGAGATACTTTCAGGAATGGAGGGGTCATTTGGTGCTGATTTTAAGGATGTAAGGGTTCATACAGATAGCAAAGCAGTCCAAATGAGTCAAGCAGTTGGTGCGCATGCCTTTACGCATGGAAATGATATTTATTTCAATGAAAATCAATACCAGCCCAATGAGCACTCCGGGAAGCATCTTTTAGCCCATGAGTTGACCCATACGATTCAACAAGGTAGTAGTCCGGCCATACAGAACAGGACGATTCAAAAGGAAGGCGATGAGGAAGCAGCTCCCGAAATGGAAGGAGAAACAGGGATTTTGGATGAAAGTGCAAAGACCATAACTTTCGACAGTATACCAATTCCAGGGTTTAAGCTTCAGGAACATAGGGGAACTTTGTTTAGTGGTAAGGCCCCCCTAAAGAGGAAAAACAATTATTTACGAGGTAATACCAATCAAAGAGAAGGGGTATGGCAGACAGAAATCAATACAGAGAACATTACCAATAGGCTTAATACACTATATGAAAATCATCACAAAACCCCTCCTACAGCCGATACAACACATGTGTTTAAAGCTAACACAAATGGGAGAGGAGTAAAACCAACATATATTGGAAGTGCAGATGTAATTTCTAAAGAGTTGACTACTCCTGGATGGGGGAAAGATAAAAATTATAGAAACTTTCATGTAGATCACATAGTAGAATTACAATTGGCTAACTGGAATACAGCAACTTGGCCAAATACCCTTGAAAACATGGAATTATTGGATGCCAGTAAAAACACATCAAGTGGCTCCGTAATTAAGGGTCAAATAACGGAAAAACTTAATGTATTTAGAGAAAGACACGGCGCTCAATATCCCGGTGGTGATGCCACCTTTAAAAATAATTATACCTTGGTTTTTAACCGGGCAGAGGCCTTAGCTGGAGGAGATGGGAATGCCACCGAAAACGAATTTTGGACCAAAACCCAAATAGAAAGCGGAGATCATCTGGAGCCCATTGAAGTTGGGAATTTAGCGGACATAGGAAAAGATGGAGAAGTGCGTATTTTCCCCAATCAATCCGGTGGGATAAGTAAAAAGTTTGTTTGGACCGGAGAGGGTAGCAGGTTGGGCAGTTCTGAAAAGACCTGGTTAGGTAATCCTTTCAGAATTACTGCCAAACAATTTGTTACTGAGGGTGAAAATGTAGAGAATACAGAAAATCTTGGAAGTATTTCTGTAAACATACCTTCTTCAGACAAAACGTGGGCTCCGTGGGCAGAAGACAAAGTTTTTCCAGTCAAACGCTATCCCGGTTCTAAATATGCAGGATACCTTACTAAACAATCGATTAAGTCAGGTTTGTATGGGTTACGAATTAAGAAGGCAAGTCCTGTGGAAATCCTTGAGTTGGACTTATTGCCAACAGGGATAGAGGCTTATGGTCAAATATTGCCCAGTATTCCTATTTTCGAGGGCAGCCCTATTGAACTCTTTATTTCCAATGGAGAGATTCGCGTTTCTAAAACCTTTGCCATTGAGGAAATAAATGTTCCTGCCCCTTTTGAGATCAGTGATAGTTCATTGACAATTTTTGCAAGTTCCAGAAATGGCTTAGGGTTGACCGGTCAAACAAATTTTGCTATCAATCAGGTAGGCGAAGGTCATATTAGTGCTACAGCTTCTACAGCCTCAGGGTTTGCATTGGAAGGGGCTTTTAATTTTGATTCTGAATTGTTTGATCCGGCGGAGATCAATATGGAATACAAGGAAAATATCTGGACTATTGGTGGAGAGATAGGAATTCCGGAGGGCAAATTAAGGGGGATAAAATCTGCCAACATTACTGCCAGTTATAGTGAGAATAATTTTTCAGCCACAGGAGAAGCACAATTGGATGTTCCGGGGGTAGAGCGTGGTAATATGGCCTTTAACTTTGGGGAAGATGGTTTTTCTTTCAGTGGTGATTTTAACCTAAACAGTGATATACCTGGCATCACCGGAGGGAATATAGCTGCTAGGGTTGCCAAGCCTGCAGGTGCAGAGAATTATGAAATAATGGTATCTGGTACTGCCAATCCGGATATCCCGGGAATTTCAACCACCCTTTCGGTTACTTATGAAAATGGAGCCTTGACCATTGAAGGCTCAGCTGCTTATAGCCGTGGTATGCTTAGTGGAAGCATAGAAGTTGGGGCAACCAACCGTGCCATTGGTGAAGATGGCCAACCCGCAGGCGATCCGGATGAAACCATGCGTGTGTATGGCGGAGGGGAGTTAACCCTTCAACTTACTCCCTGGCTCGCAGCTACAGCAGGTGTAAAGCTGTTACCCAATGGGGAAATAGAGGTAACAGCAAGGCTTGCTTCTGAAAGTTATGAAGTATTTCCAAGAAAAGAGTTCAATAGAAATTTGTTTAGAGCGCCAACCATCGAAATCCCTTTGTTTGCTATACCTATTGGCCCAAGGAGTATAGGGTTGGTAGCTCAAATTGGTGGGGGGTTGGATTTTACCGCGGGCTTTGGTCCGGGAGAACTCAGAGAGATATCAGCGGAAATTACCTATAATCCTAAAAGGGAAGACGAAACTACCATTAGCGGACATGGGGAGTTTGCCATCCCGGCAGATGCAGGACTTACTTTAAGAGGCGACTTGGGCTTAGGTGTCAGCGTAGCCATTGCTAGCCTTACCGGTGGGATAGAATTAACAGGGGAGCTAGGTTTAGAGGGAGAAGCGGCAGCAGAAGTAGATTTAAATTGGGGACCCCAAACAGGCTTGTCTTTAGATGCCACCGGGAGGATAACCGTAAATCCTAAGTTTATCTTTGAAGTGAATGCTTTTGCAAGAGCAAGTCTTGGGGTAGGGCTCTTGTCCGTGTCGGAAACTTGGCGTCATAATTTAGCTGGTTTTGAATGGGGGCCTGACATTCAATTTGGATTGGTTTTTCCTGTCAATTATCGGGAAGGGGAAGCTTTTGACATGTCTTTTGATGACATTGAAGTGATTTATCCTGACTTGGATATCGCCAATATGGGAAAAGGACTCGCCCGAGATATAAAAAATGATTTATTCGATTAA
- a CDS encoding eCIS core domain-containing protein, which produces MKRHGFRKSSVGLINPTFQSKEGNGFFRRQGDRKEALIPNVANEHFFDPILQSATEEKESAEAVQKKGEDENKVNKKENTEEEIKKQEVSEEDSVQKVEEEEAVQSKTKEEEGLQKVAEEEQVSASSEEEEAVQQMSEEEAAVQSKTEEEGALQAKNDEEGIQAKEEESKVINTRQSQADSIESTLYQEKGKGMGMAPDIKQKMENSFDSDFSKVRIHTGKKAQMMCEKIQAKAFTHGFDLFFGQGQYRPDTKAGKHLLAHELTHTIQQKGKVKKAIQSKLNDGHDFHPTSRFSANEMLEDIFDNNAVLKIGSSGTAVMLLQHALIGLDYRLPTFGADGSFGGETSRAVKAFQADMGLTVDGIVGRNTIRYLDRLDRGVEVAVPELPITIDTKINLNNVIAQAGAIPSTSLSPVDMGRVFPENIEVRLKLVDDGLMWHPIIIGLTGHYSVQTRLLPGMKEVTGPGGNTTEENYCAQIKDLNSMALSKVDWFMEDVVLAHERFHASKIRSALISPLVIKPLEKSITDLAFQKSSLAFSEQIAEVMLRLDKRFEEAVFEAEIAWTDQFISLIKNEHGDPKGTGPAYREGKKIAMPMINKIRKHAKANNWSSCPHGMT; this is translated from the coding sequence ATGAAAAGACATGGTTTTAGAAAGTCATCGGTAGGTTTGATAAATCCCACATTTCAAAGCAAAGAAGGCAATGGTTTTTTTCGTCGACAAGGGGATAGAAAGGAGGCATTAATTCCAAATGTAGCCAATGAACATTTTTTTGATCCCATTTTACAAAGCGCAACTGAAGAAAAAGAATCAGCGGAAGCGGTACAGAAAAAGGGTGAGGATGAGAATAAGGTAAACAAGAAGGAAAATACCGAGGAAGAAATAAAAAAACAAGAAGTCTCGGAAGAAGATTCGGTGCAAAAGGTTGAAGAGGAAGAAGCTGTTCAATCCAAAACCAAAGAGGAGGAGGGTTTGCAAAAAGTAGCAGAAGAAGAACAAGTAAGTGCTTCGAGTGAAGAAGAAGAGGCTGTCCAACAAATGTCGGAAGAGGAAGCAGCGGTCCAGTCCAAAACAGAAGAAGAAGGTGCTTTACAAGCAAAAAACGATGAAGAAGGCATTCAAGCAAAGGAAGAAGAATCGAAGGTGATTAATACGAGACAAAGTCAGGCGGATAGCATAGAAAGCACACTATACCAAGAAAAAGGTAAAGGCATGGGCATGGCTCCCGATATCAAACAAAAGATGGAGAATAGTTTTGATTCTGATTTCAGCAAAGTTAGAATTCACACAGGAAAAAAAGCTCAAATGATGTGTGAAAAGATCCAAGCAAAAGCCTTTACCCATGGATTTGATCTGTTTTTCGGTCAGGGTCAATACCGTCCGGATACCAAGGCAGGAAAACATTTATTGGCCCATGAGCTTACGCATACCATACAGCAGAAAGGTAAAGTAAAGAAGGCAATACAATCAAAATTAAATGATGGACACGATTTTCATCCCACAAGTAGATTTTCTGCGAATGAAATGCTTGAAGATATTTTTGATAATAATGCAGTTTTGAAAATAGGCTCTAGCGGTACTGCAGTGATGTTATTGCAACATGCCTTAATTGGCTTAGATTATCGTTTACCTACATTTGGTGCAGATGGCTCTTTTGGTGGAGAAACAAGCAGAGCTGTAAAAGCTTTTCAAGCAGATATGGGTTTAACAGTGGATGGAATTGTTGGAAGAAATACAATTAGATACCTTGATAGGCTTGATAGAGGAGTGGAAGTAGCAGTGCCTGAATTACCGATTACCATTGATACAAAAATCAACTTAAACAATGTAATTGCACAAGCAGGAGCAATTCCCTCTACCTCATTAAGCCCCGTAGATATGGGGAGAGTATTTCCTGAAAATATTGAGGTTAGATTAAAATTGGTAGATGACGGGCTAATGTGGCACCCGATAATTATCGGATTAACAGGTCATTATTCGGTTCAAACACGGTTGCTTCCGGGAATGAAGGAAGTCACAGGGCCTGGAGGAAACACAACAGAAGAAAATTATTGTGCTCAAATTAAGGATTTAAATAGTATGGCACTTTCAAAGGTAGATTGGTTTATGGAAGATGTGGTTTTAGCCCATGAAAGATTTCATGCCTCTAAAATACGAAGTGCTTTAATTTCACCACTTGTAATTAAACCTTTAGAAAAGTCAATAACTGATTTGGCATTTCAAAAAAGTAGCTTGGCATTCAGTGAACAGATTGCTGAAGTGATGTTAAGATTGGATAAAAGGTTTGAAGAGGCAGTTTTTGAAGCAGAAATTGCTTGGACAGATCAATTTATTAGCCTTATAAAAAATGAGCATGGAGACCCTAAGGGAACTGGTCCTGCATATAGGGAAGGTAAAAAAATCGCAATGCCAATGATTAATAAAATTAGAAAGCATGCCAAAGCAAACAATTGGTCTTCATGCCCTCATGGCATGACTTGA
- a CDS encoding contractile injection system tape measure protein, giving the protein MKEIGDHFIEKISVDIYSKSVENAKSIEKNIDAFITAYIIPSVEKYLDELEKELHYASIQIPNISISLDLMEEDFSDLKFVQQAFINQFKKAISEAISTNAQNEFKGKQDGVPMQQSWVEESLSKVSREGNLTLNSAENTLKSWIYFLEYGSLPWWYSVNQAKENFTWKRISTLLNNPLDKEGLLKRFQHSSFFERVLRQYSNEDISQLIWMLIEKNALIDKSQYGQILEKLDNELKISFFRLILGLSLKKILNDREYIVFQVYYSKVITSKREIVEKIFREVIKFDDIKGRKKVTPVVYEFLEGNNVFTGELPAMKKEREVTPEDSIDAYYISNAGLILLHPFLKAFFIDCQLMDENANIVDKDLAVHTLHFLSTKEERAFDFELVFEKYLIGLNPEITVAREVKISNEIKEKTEKLILALKENWKRLGNTGIDTIRNEFIKRDGKLVIEEHSNRLFVERKVQDILLDSIPWNISLVKLPWQHRHLFVDW; this is encoded by the coding sequence ATGAAGGAAATCGGCGATCATTTTATAGAAAAAATTTCTGTCGATATATATTCCAAATCTGTGGAGAATGCCAAGTCCATAGAAAAAAATATTGACGCTTTTATAACGGCATATATAATTCCCTCTGTCGAAAAATACCTTGATGAACTGGAAAAGGAATTGCATTACGCTTCCATTCAAATTCCCAATATTAGTATCTCATTGGATCTTATGGAAGAGGATTTTTCAGATCTCAAATTTGTTCAACAGGCATTTATAAATCAATTTAAAAAAGCAATATCAGAAGCAATCTCCACCAATGCCCAAAATGAGTTTAAAGGTAAACAGGATGGTGTTCCCATGCAACAAAGTTGGGTGGAGGAATCTTTGTCAAAAGTTAGTCGTGAAGGAAACCTGACTTTAAATTCAGCTGAAAACACGTTGAAATCGTGGATCTACTTTTTAGAATATGGAAGTCTTCCTTGGTGGTATAGTGTAAACCAAGCAAAAGAAAATTTCACTTGGAAAAGAATCAGCACCTTATTAAATAACCCTTTAGATAAGGAAGGGTTGCTTAAAAGGTTCCAACATTCTTCCTTTTTTGAAAGAGTACTTAGGCAATATTCAAACGAGGATATCAGTCAACTGATTTGGATGTTAATAGAGAAAAATGCTTTAATAGATAAATCACAATATGGTCAAATTTTAGAAAAATTGGATAATGAACTAAAGATTAGTTTCTTTAGGTTGATCCTAGGATTAAGTTTGAAAAAAATATTGAATGATAGAGAATATATTGTATTTCAAGTTTATTATTCTAAAGTCATTACGTCAAAGAGGGAAATAGTAGAGAAAATCTTCAGAGAAGTCATAAAATTTGATGATATTAAAGGTAGAAAAAAAGTAACACCTGTGGTGTACGAATTTTTAGAAGGAAACAATGTTTTCACCGGTGAGTTACCGGCTATGAAAAAAGAGAGGGAGGTTACACCCGAGGATTCTATAGATGCCTACTATATAAGCAATGCAGGTCTTATTTTACTGCATCCCTTTTTAAAGGCATTTTTTATTGATTGCCAATTGATGGATGAGAATGCCAACATAGTTGATAAAGATTTGGCAGTCCACACGTTGCATTTTCTATCTACAAAAGAGGAAAGAGCATTTGATTTTGAATTAGTATTTGAAAAATACCTGATAGGTTTAAACCCGGAGATAACTGTAGCTAGGGAGGTAAAAATCTCCAATGAGATTAAAGAAAAAACCGAAAAACTAATTTTGGCCTTGAAAGAAAACTGGAAAAGGTTAGGGAATACAGGTATAGATACCATTCGAAATGAATTCATTAAAAGGGATGGTAAACTGGTGATTGAAGAACATTCAAATCGCTTATTTGTGGAAAGAAAAGTACAAGATATTTTGCTGGACAGTATTCCTTGGAATATTTCTTTGGTAAAACTTCCTTGGCAACATAGACATTTGTTTGTAGACTGGTAA